From Pongo pygmaeus isolate AG05252 chromosome 1, NHGRI_mPonPyg2-v2.0_pri, whole genome shotgun sequence, one genomic window encodes:
- the MAP1LC3C gene encoding microtubule-associated proteins 1A/1B light chain 3C — translation MPPPQKIPSVRPFKQRKSLAIRQEEVAGIRAKFPNKIPVIVERYPRETFLPLLDKTKFLVPQELTMTQFLSIIRSRMVLRATEAFYLLVNNKSLVSMSATMAEIYRDYKDEDGFVYMTYASQETFGCLESAAPRDGSSLEDRPCNPL, via the exons ATGCCGCCTCCACAGAAAATCCCAAGCGTCAGACCTTTCAAGCAGAGGAAAAGCTTGG caatcagacaagaggaaGTTGCTGGAATCCGGGCAAAGTTCCCCAACAAAATCCCG GTGATAGTGGAGCGCTACCCCAGGGAGACGTTCCTGCCCCTGCTGGACAAAACCAAGTTCCTGGTCCCGCAGGAGCTGACCATGACCCAGTTCCTCAGCATCATCCG GAGCCGCATGGTCCTGAGAGCCACGGAAGCCTTTTACTTGCTGGTGAACAACAAGAGCCTGGTCAGCATGAGCGCAACCATGGCAGAGATCTACAGAGACTACAAGGATGAGGATGGCTTCGTGTACATGACCTACGCCTCCCAGGAGACGTTTGGCTGCCTGGAGTCAGCAGCCCCCAGGGATGGGAGCAGCCTTGAGGACAGACCCTGCAATCCTCTCTAG